From a region of the Myroides sp. JBRI-B21084 genome:
- a CDS encoding AAA family ATPase, producing the protein MSTFYYIDRSKISFEDFIASPQIKSHLMAFLHEQQFKHLFESYQIPVANKLLLYGDSGCGKTMTAKVIANHLNKKLMIVNLATIISSKLGETAKNLDALFKESQYESMVLLLDEFDSLGQIRDYDNKDNSEMKRVVNAIIQLMDYFPQKSILVAATNQIHMIDSALKRRFEWQIGYEKPTPDLLDNLYHTLKGSIPEKYHPKKYLYNVSYAQAKDDFYKQVKQNIINEQLS; encoded by the coding sequence ATGAGTACTTTTTATTATATAGATAGAAGCAAAATTTCGTTTGAAGATTTTATAGCATCGCCCCAAATTAAAAGTCATTTAATGGCTTTTTTACACGAACAGCAGTTTAAACATTTATTTGAATCGTACCAAATACCCGTTGCTAATAAATTATTGTTGTACGGCGATAGTGGGTGCGGAAAAACAATGACAGCTAAGGTAATTGCCAATCATTTAAATAAGAAATTAATGATTGTGAACTTAGCAACCATTATTTCATCAAAATTAGGTGAAACAGCTAAAAATTTAGACGCTCTTTTTAAAGAATCGCAGTATGAAAGTATGGTTTTGTTATTAGATGAATTTGATTCGTTAGGACAAATACGCGATTACGATAATAAAGATAATTCAGAAATGAAAAGGGTAGTAAACGCAATTATTCAGTTAATGGATTACTTTCCTCAAAAATCTATTTTGGTAGCAGCAACCAACCAAATTCATATGATAGATAGCGCCTTAAAACGCAGATTTGAGTGGCAAATTGGGTATGAAAAACCTACACCCGATTTGTTAGATAATTTATACCACACCTTAAAAGGATCTATTCCAGAAAAATACCATCCTAAAAAATATTTGTATAACGTTTCGTATGCCCAAGCAAAAGACGATTTTTACAAACAAGTAAAACAAAATATTATAAACGAACAATTGTCTTAA
- a CDS encoding winged helix-turn-helix transcriptional regulator translates to MAKQPDHSFEYNGKNYPCCTSLTMGVIGGKWKTVILYHLSAGKMRYNELRKAMPMVTERTLSLQLQQLQDDGIITRTVYADKPPLKVDYELTKVGLTLIPLVHAIAKWGHERANG, encoded by the coding sequence ATGGCAAAACAACCAGATCATTCATTTGAATATAACGGAAAAAACTACCCGTGTTGTACTAGTTTAACAATGGGAGTAATTGGTGGCAAATGGAAAACAGTAATTTTATATCATTTATCGGCTGGAAAAATGCGTTATAATGAATTACGTAAAGCCATGCCTATGGTAACAGAACGCACTTTAAGTTTGCAATTGCAACAATTACAAGACGATGGCATTATTACGCGCACTGTTTATGCAGATAAACCACCTTTAAAGGTTGATTATGAATTAACAAAGGTAGGGTTAACACTTATACCTTTGGTTCACGCAATTGCAAAATGGGGACACGAAAGGGCTAATGGCTAA
- a CDS encoding TCR/Tet family MFS transporter: MMSSKKSAAIGFIFITMLIDIIGIGIIIPVIPKLLQELNHSDISEAAQLGGWLAFAYAFTQFLCAPLMGSLSDKYGRRPVLLISLMAFAVDYLVLATAPNVSWLFIGRIIAGITGASISTAMAYISDVSTPENKAKNFGLIGAAFGIGFIIGPVIGGLLGQYGSRVPFYAAAALCFVNFIYGYFVLPESLKPEKRRAFEWKAANPIGSLLRLKKFPTIISLVAAMFFMYFASHAVHGNWSFYTMYRFNWDERMVGISLGVIGLLVAIVQGGLVRYVNPRIGNGKSILIGFSLNTLGLLLIAFAAQQWMIFVFLIPYCMGGLAGPAIQSEITNHIPANEQGQIQGTLASLNSATATFGPLAMTSVFYYFTHNSAPFKFPGAPFILAFFLMLCAIVFAYKGLKKTQAI; this comes from the coding sequence ATTATGAGCTCTAAAAAGTCGGCTGCAATTGGTTTTATATTCATTACCATGTTAATAGATATTATTGGTATTGGAATTATAATACCAGTAATTCCAAAATTATTACAAGAATTGAATCATTCTGATATAAGTGAAGCAGCACAACTAGGTGGTTGGTTAGCATTTGCTTATGCATTTACCCAATTCTTATGCGCACCGCTTATGGGCAGCTTGTCTGATAAATACGGCAGACGCCCCGTTTTACTTATATCGTTAATGGCTTTTGCAGTAGATTATTTAGTGTTGGCAACAGCGCCAAATGTATCATGGCTTTTTATAGGTAGAATCATTGCAGGTATTACAGGGGCAAGTATTTCTACAGCAATGGCTTATATTTCAGACGTAAGTACACCCGAAAACAAAGCCAAAAACTTTGGATTAATAGGTGCTGCTTTTGGTATTGGTTTTATTATAGGTCCGGTAATTGGGGGCTTGTTAGGACAATACGGTTCGCGTGTGCCTTTTTATGCAGCAGCAGCTTTATGTTTTGTGAATTTTATTTACGGATATTTTGTACTGCCAGAATCTTTAAAACCAGAAAAAAGAAGAGCTTTTGAGTGGAAAGCAGCCAACCCAATTGGTTCTTTATTGCGTTTAAAAAAGTTCCCAACCATTATAAGCTTGGTGGCAGCCATGTTTTTCATGTATTTTGCATCGCATGCCGTTCATGGAAATTGGAGTTTTTATACCATGTACCGTTTTAATTGGGACGAACGAATGGTGGGTATCTCATTAGGGGTAATAGGTTTATTGGTAGCCATAGTCCAAGGTGGATTGGTACGTTACGTAAATCCACGTATAGGCAACGGTAAAAGTATTTTAATAGGTTTTAGTTTAAACACGTTAGGATTGCTTTTAATTGCATTTGCAGCTCAACAATGGATGATTTTTGTTTTCTTAATACCCTATTGTATGGGTGGATTAGCAGGGCCTGCCATTCAATCTGAAATTACGAACCATATACCAGCTAATGAACAAGGGCAAATACAAGGAACTTTAGCAAGTTTAAATAGCGCAACAGCAACTTTTGGTCCGTTAGCCATGACATCGGTTTTTTATTATTTTACACACAATTCAGCACCTTTTAAATTTCCAGGTGCCCCTTTTATTTTAGCTTTTTTCTTAATGCTTTGTGCAATAGTTTTTGCTTATAAAGGGTTAAAAAAAACACAAGCAATTTAA
- the odhB gene encoding 2-oxoglutarate dehydrogenase complex dihydrolipoyllysine-residue succinyltransferase translates to MSILEMKVPSPGESITEVEIATWLVKDGDYVEKDQAIAEVDSDKATLELPAEASGIITLKAEEGDAVAVGQVVCLIDTSAAKPSGSAPAAEAPKVEEKKVEVKAEPVATATTYASGSASPAAKKILDEKNISASTIQGTGKDGRVTKEDALNAVPSMGTPTGGPRGMERKKMSMLRRKVAERLVEAKNTTAMLTTFNEVNLTEVNKLRSEFKDAFKAKHNVSLGFMSFFTKAVTRALELFPDVNSMIDGQDQIKFDFADISIAVSGPKGLMVPVVRNAELLSFRGVEAEIKRLATRARDGQITVDEMTGGTFTITNGGVFGSMLSTPIINPPQSGILGMHNIIERPVAVNGQVVIAPMMYIALSYDHRIIDGRESVGFLVAVKEALENPMELLMNNDPKKALEL, encoded by the coding sequence ATGAGTATCTTAGAAATGAAAGTTCCTTCGCCAGGAGAGTCGATCACAGAAGTGGAAATTGCTACTTGGTTAGTAAAAGATGGAGACTATGTAGAGAAAGACCAAGCAATTGCTGAGGTTGATTCAGACAAAGCAACTTTAGAATTACCTGCAGAAGCAAGCGGTATCATTACTTTAAAAGCTGAAGAAGGTGATGCAGTAGCAGTTGGTCAGGTTGTTTGTTTAATCGATACAAGTGCTGCAAAACCATCGGGTAGTGCACCTGCTGCAGAAGCACCTAAAGTAGAAGAGAAAAAAGTAGAAGTTAAAGCAGAACCAGTTGCAACTGCAACAACATACGCATCAGGTTCGGCGTCGCCTGCTGCTAAAAAAATATTAGATGAAAAAAACATCAGTGCTAGTACTATTCAAGGTACTGGTAAAGATGGGCGTGTAACTAAAGAAGATGCTTTAAACGCAGTGCCATCAATGGGTACACCAACAGGTGGACCTCGTGGAATGGAGCGTAAAAAAATGTCTATGTTACGCAGAAAGGTTGCAGAACGTTTGGTAGAAGCTAAAAATACTACGGCTATGTTAACTACTTTTAACGAAGTTAACTTAACCGAAGTAAATAAATTGCGTTCTGAATTTAAAGACGCTTTTAAGGCCAAACATAACGTTTCGCTAGGTTTTATGTCGTTCTTTACTAAAGCTGTAACACGTGCTTTAGAATTGTTCCCAGACGTAAATTCAATGATCGACGGTCAAGATCAAATTAAATTTGATTTTGCTGATATTTCTATCGCTGTTTCTGGACCTAAAGGATTAATGGTTCCGGTTGTTCGCAATGCTGAATTGTTATCTTTCCGTGGGGTTGAAGCTGAAATTAAACGTTTGGCTACTAGAGCACGCGACGGACAAATTACTGTTGATGAAATGACAGGTGGTACCTTTACTATTACGAATGGTGGTGTGTTTGGTTCTATGTTATCTACACCAATTATAAACCCTCCACAATCGGGTATCTTAGGTATGCACAATATTATAGAGCGTCCTGTAGCAGTTAACGGTCAAGTTGTAATTGCGCCAATGATGTACATAGCATTGTCTTATGATCATAGAATTATTGACGGACGTGAGTCTGTTGGTTTCTTAGTTGCTGTTAAAGAAGCTTTAGAAAACCCAATGGAATTGTTAATGAACAACGATCCTAAAAAAGCATTGGAATTATAG
- the rpmA gene encoding 50S ribosomal protein L27 — translation MAHKKGVGSSKNGRESESKRLGVKIYGGQAAIAGNIIVRQRGSKHNPGENVYMGKDHTLHAKVDGIVQFVKKRDNKSFVSIVPFEA, via the coding sequence ATGGCTCACAAGAAAGGTGTCGGTAGTTCTAAGAACGGTAGAGAATCAGAATCGAAACGTTTAGGCGTTAAGATTTATGGTGGTCAGGCAGCTATTGCTGGTAACATCATTGTAAGACAAAGAGGTTCAAAACATAACCCAGGTGAAAATGTTTACATGGGGAAAGATCATACTTTACATGCTAAAGTTGATGGTATTGTACAATTTGTAAAAAAGAGAGATAACAAATCTTTCGTTTCTATTGTACCATTTGAAGCTTAA
- the nfsB gene encoding oxygen-insensitive NAD(P)H nitroreductase: protein MNLKQILDWRYSTKSFDPNKKISDADFEQIKNLLQMSPSSTNLQPWHFIVAQTHEGKQRVAKGTAGFFHFNEAKVMNASAAVVFCAKTDLNDDYMQLLLEQEAKDGRFPNPDVKKGMYNTRNLFANIHKYDLKDLQHWLEKQVYLNIGNFLLGVASLGIDAVPMEGLDMKAIDEEFGLREKGFTAITVVSLGYRTEADFNDPNKTPKSRFPQEEIITVI, encoded by the coding sequence ATGAATCTTAAACAAATTTTAGATTGGCGTTATTCAACTAAAAGTTTCGACCCAAATAAAAAAATATCAGATGCGGATTTTGAGCAAATTAAAAACTTGTTACAAATGAGTCCGTCTAGTACCAATTTACAACCATGGCATTTTATAGTTGCACAAACGCATGAAGGTAAGCAACGCGTAGCAAAAGGTACGGCAGGCTTTTTTCATTTTAACGAAGCTAAAGTTATGAATGCATCTGCAGCAGTAGTTTTTTGTGCTAAAACAGATTTAAACGATGATTACATGCAGCTTTTATTAGAACAAGAAGCTAAAGATGGGCGTTTTCCTAACCCCGATGTTAAAAAAGGTATGTACAACACTCGTAATTTGTTTGCAAATATTCATAAATACGATTTAAAAGATTTGCAGCATTGGTTAGAAAAACAAGTGTATTTAAACATTGGTAATTTTCTTTTAGGTGTAGCAAGTTTAGGAATTGATGCAGTGCCAATGGAAGGTTTAGATATGAAAGCTATTGACGAAGAGTTTGGTTTACGTGAAAAAGGCTTTACAGCTATTACCGTAGTATCGTTAGGTTATAGAACTGAAGCTGACTTTAACGATCCCAACAAAACGCCAAAATCACGTTTTCCACAAGAAGAAATTATTACTGTTATTTAA
- a CDS encoding thioredoxin family protein, with product MKNAFFSILLLCIANLISAQVTFESTLEEVFEKAKNQNKLVFIEYYRPDCPVCLQLEDLFKNDSELAAFYNSNFVNYAVNTQNQTNKTDLDFIHSFKLNLNKVPALLYFDANKNFLHFGKVNLNSIALINEAKKALLPNERSTNLVNKYENGDRTVKTLYAYCNQLILTNEYEKLIKVS from the coding sequence ATGAAGAATGCTTTTTTTTCAATTTTACTTTTATGCATTGCTAATTTAATTTCGGCTCAAGTTACATTTGAATCTACGTTAGAAGAAGTTTTTGAAAAAGCTAAAAATCAAAATAAATTAGTGTTTATAGAATATTACCGACCCGATTGCCCTGTATGTTTACAATTAGAAGATCTTTTTAAAAATGATTCTGAATTAGCAGCATTTTATAACTCAAATTTTGTTAATTATGCTGTAAATACACAAAACCAAACAAATAAAACTGATTTAGACTTTATACATTCATTTAAATTAAACTTAAATAAAGTTCCTGCATTACTTTACTTTGATGCTAATAAGAATTTTCTACATTTTGGTAAAGTAAATTTAAATTCAATAGCATTAATAAACGAAGCTAAAAAGGCTTTATTACCAAATGAAAGGTCAACAAATTTGGTAAATAAATATGAAAATGGTGACAGAACCGTAAAAACACTTTACGCGTATTGCAATCAGTTAATTCTTACTAATGAATATGAAAAACTAATAAAAGTATCTTAA
- the dgt gene encoding dGTP triphosphohydrolase: MNWQQLLSLKKFGDIQVRERKNENPSRIGFEVDYDRIIFSNAFRSLQDKTQVIPHSKTDFVHTRLTHSLEVSVVGRSIGRLAGLQIIEKYPELKDLGYTINDFGAIVAAACLCHDIGNPPFGHSGEKAIGDFFKHGAGEQFRLDLEPAQWQDLIDFEGNANGFHILTDSRPGAEGGLRISYATLGAFMKYPKESLPKKPTNEISDKKYGFFQADKDSFVDIANTLGLLKRAGDSMRYLRHPLTYLVEAADDICYTIIDFEDGINLGWIPEEHALEFLIKIVKNNINSVKYAQLQTKAERVSYLRALAIGSLINDVVRVFMENEDEILKGNFPYALTDKCAYVAQMKDIIAISVSNVYESKEVVEKEVVGYKVLHTLLDKFIAATNNKFNGTTTHYDELILKLLPEQYQTESESLYVRLLNVCRFISLLTDGKALELYHSIVGR; the protein is encoded by the coding sequence ATGAACTGGCAACAGCTGTTATCGTTAAAAAAATTTGGCGATATACAAGTACGCGAACGCAAAAACGAAAACCCATCACGCATTGGTTTTGAGGTAGATTACGACAGAATTATTTTCTCGAATGCGTTTCGCAGTTTGCAAGATAAAACACAAGTTATACCCCATTCTAAAACCGATTTTGTACACACTCGTTTAACTCATAGTTTAGAAGTTTCGGTTGTTGGCAGATCAATTGGTAGATTGGCGGGTTTACAAATTATTGAAAAATACCCCGAACTTAAAGATTTAGGCTATACCATTAACGATTTTGGTGCTATTGTAGCTGCCGCTTGTTTGTGCCACGATATTGGAAATCCACCTTTTGGACATTCGGGCGAAAAAGCCATTGGCGATTTTTTTAAACACGGTGCTGGTGAACAGTTTCGATTAGATTTAGAACCTGCACAATGGCAAGATTTAATTGATTTTGAAGGAAACGCAAACGGTTTTCATATATTAACCGATTCGCGTCCTGGTGCCGAAGGCGGTTTACGTATTTCATATGCCACATTGGGTGCTTTTATGAAATATCCAAAAGAAAGTTTGCCTAAAAAGCCAACCAATGAAATTTCCGACAAAAAATACGGTTTTTTTCAGGCCGACAAAGACTCTTTTGTTGATATTGCCAATACCTTAGGTTTGTTAAAAAGGGCAGGTGATAGCATGCGTTATTTGCGCCATCCGTTAACTTATTTGGTAGAAGCTGCAGATGATATTTGTTACACGATAATTGATTTTGAAGACGGTATTAATTTAGGTTGGATACCAGAAGAACACGCCTTAGAATTTTTAATAAAAATTGTAAAAAACAATATAAACTCGGTTAAATACGCGCAGTTACAAACCAAAGCCGAACGTGTAAGTTATTTGCGTGCATTAGCTATTGGCAGCTTAATTAACGATGTGGTGCGTGTGTTTATGGAAAACGAAGACGAAATTTTAAAAGGTAATTTTCCGTATGCATTAACCGATAAATGTGCGTATGTAGCACAAATGAAAGATATTATTGCTATTAGTGTAAGTAATGTGTACGAAAGTAAAGAAGTAGTTGAAAAAGAAGTTGTAGGTTACAAAGTGTTGCATACGTTGTTAGATAAATTTATTGCAGCTACCAATAATAAATTTAATGGAACCACTACTCATTATGACGAGCTTATTTTAAAATTATTACCCGAACAATACCAAACCGAAAGCGAAAGTTTGTATGTACGTTTATTAAATGTATGCCGATTTATTTCGTTGTTAACCGATGGTAAAGCGTTAGAATTGTATCATTCTATTGTAGGGCGATAA
- a CDS encoding TetR/AcrR family transcriptional regulator: protein MKETILKKSLELFTQNGFKAVTMDDIAKELGISKKTIYQHFPSKNYLVKATVDFVFETATSKMHTIAGNCETPIHEHFAMKNCLADLFGGNIQAKTIYQFNKYYPELADRIQKKKRENYDFTILRNLRDGVEKGFYRNDIDIDFVGKLFFASSTAFFNDEMFINLQSTQSIDELNFKFLEYHIRGIATPKGLETLEQLLLKS from the coding sequence ATGAAAGAGACCATTTTAAAAAAATCTTTAGAATTATTTACCCAAAACGGCTTTAAAGCTGTAACAATGGATGATATCGCTAAAGAACTAGGAATATCAAAAAAAACCATTTATCAACATTTCCCATCAAAAAACTATTTAGTTAAAGCAACCGTTGATTTTGTTTTTGAAACAGCTACATCTAAAATGCATACAATTGCTGGAAATTGTGAAACACCCATTCACGAACATTTTGCCATGAAAAATTGTTTAGCAGATTTGTTTGGTGGAAATATTCAAGCTAAAACAATTTATCAGTTTAATAAATATTATCCCGAATTAGCAGATCGCATTCAAAAAAAGAAACGTGAAAACTACGATTTTACCATTTTGCGAAACTTACGAGATGGCGTTGAAAAAGGTTTTTATAGAAATGATATTGATATTGATTTTGTAGGAAAACTGTTTTTTGCTAGCTCAACCGCTTTTTTTAACGATGAAATGTTTATTAACCTACAAAGTACACAATCTATAGACGAGTTGAATTTTAAATTTTTAGAATACCATATAAGGGGAATTGCAACCCCAAAAGGATTAGAAACATTAGAACAATTATTACTAAAATCATAA
- a CDS encoding polyprenyl synthetase family protein, with translation MNNFIEYKNTVATYINQINFSKEPKELYEPIAYIANLGGKRLRPILTLFSAEIFGATPNDAIHAAVAIELFHNFSLIHDDIMDDAPLRRGKKTVHEKWNLNTGILSGDAMLILAYQYFENYPPLIFKELAKLFSKTALEVCEGQQLDINFETRTNVSINEYLKMIEYKTAVLVGAALEMGAIVANSSESNKRAIYNFGKYLGIAFQLQDDYLDAFGDTATFGKQIGGDILENKKTYLYLKALENSDLNQKEQLLNWFASKENSAEKVAAVKLLFTQTEANIATQNLIETYTNQALIELESLDIPLNYKTDLKDFALALMNRNV, from the coding sequence ATGAATAATTTCATCGAATATAAAAACACTGTTGCAACCTATATTAACCAAATAAATTTTAGTAAAGAACCAAAAGAACTTTATGAGCCCATAGCTTATATAGCTAATTTAGGTGGTAAACGGTTACGACCAATATTAACTCTTTTTTCGGCCGAAATCTTTGGTGCTACACCAAATGATGCCATACATGCAGCAGTAGCTATTGAGCTTTTTCATAATTTTTCATTGATACATGATGATATTATGGACGATGCACCTTTACGTAGAGGTAAAAAAACGGTGCACGAAAAATGGAATTTAAATACAGGGATATTATCTGGCGATGCGATGTTGATTTTAGCATATCAGTATTTTGAGAATTATCCTCCTTTAATTTTTAAAGAATTAGCTAAATTGTTCAGCAAAACAGCTTTAGAAGTTTGTGAAGGTCAACAGTTAGATATCAATTTTGAAACCAGAACTAACGTAAGTATTAATGAGTATTTAAAAATGATTGAATACAAAACGGCTGTTTTAGTTGGTGCTGCTTTAGAAATGGGTGCAATTGTAGCAAATTCGTCAGAAAGTAATAAAAGGGCTATTTATAATTTTGGAAAGTATTTAGGAATTGCTTTTCAATTACAAGACGATTATTTAGATGCTTTTGGCGATACAGCTACATTTGGTAAACAAATAGGTGGCGATATTTTAGAAAATAAAAAAACGTATTTATACTTAAAAGCTTTAGAAAATAGTGATTTAAACCAAAAAGAACAATTGTTAAATTGGTTTGCATCAAAAGAAAATAGTGCAGAAAAAGTTGCTGCTGTTAAATTATTATTTACACAAACAGAAGCAAACATCGCAACGCAAAATTTAATTGAAACCTATACAAATCAAGCGTTAATAGAGCTTGAATCGTTAGATATTCCTTTAAATTATAAAACAGATTTAAAAGATTTTGCATTAGCATTAATGAATAGAAATGTTTAA
- a CDS encoding 2-oxoglutarate dehydrogenase E1 component: MDRFSFLNAAHTTFFADLYEQYLTSPDSVEPSWRSFFQGFDFANEYNGSPVEQLSNAYQGSGESVAIAETVKKEFAVLKLIDAYRTHGHLTTKTNPFLNNITETPDLSIEKFGLSQADLNTTFDAAQSIQLPKSTLQQIITHLQNTYCTTIGIEYMYIPNEEKVQWIAKYVESTVSNLNNDQQKQILEKLVQAAAFENFFHTKYVGQKRFSLEGLEATIPALDMLIEAAANSGVEDVVIGMAHRGRLNILANIMQKPASKIFTEFDGKDYADVDETFDGDVKYHLGYTSERQTPSGKNITLNLAPNPSHLETVGAVIEGVVRAKQDKLYPNNFSKVLPIALHGDAAVAGQGIVYEIVQMSKLRAYQTAGTIHMVLNNQVGFTTNYKDARSGVYSTDIAKVVAAPVVHVNADDAEAAVKAMLFALAYRMQFNEDVFVDLIGYRKYGHNEGDEPRFTQPILYKLISKHQNARTIYNARLIENNVINDAYVGVLEDKYKALLEENLAQAKDTEKAIVIPFMQNEWKEYKIANVQQMLQTYETKVSRELLDEIAPSLTALPSDKKFISKVSKLIKDRYNMYYETNRLDWAMGELLAYGTLLTEGFDVRFTGQDVQRGTFSHRHAVVKTEDTEYEYVPLNNLKEQNGQMRIYNSHLSEYAVLGYEYGYAMANPKALTIWEAQFGDFSNGAQIMIDQYISAGEDKWGNQNGIVMLLPHGYEHQGAEHSSARLERYLQLCANHNIYVANCTTPANHFHMLRRQMVTNFRKPLVVMSPKSLLRHPEATSTIEELTSGAFQAVIDDPKVQDKNAVKTLVFVSGKFYYDLQVEKENLGRNDIAFVRLEQLFPLDTNKLQEIISTYPNVDDYVWAQEEPQNMGAYGYMLMNFNLVRFRVASPAPAAAPAAGSSVRSKARYAKAIAKVFNKNL, encoded by the coding sequence ATGGATAGGTTTTCCTTTTTAAATGCTGCACATACTACATTTTTTGCTGATTTATACGAACAGTACCTTACAAGTCCTGATAGTGTAGAACCAAGTTGGAGAAGTTTTTTTCAGGGGTTCGATTTTGCAAATGAATACAATGGCAGCCCTGTTGAACAATTATCAAATGCATACCAAGGTTCTGGCGAATCTGTAGCAATTGCTGAAACGGTTAAAAAAGAATTTGCCGTATTAAAATTAATCGATGCATACCGCACTCACGGTCATTTAACTACCAAAACAAATCCTTTTTTAAATAATATTACCGAAACACCTGATTTATCAATTGAAAAATTTGGTCTTTCACAAGCCGATTTAAATACTACTTTTGACGCTGCACAAAGCATTCAACTTCCTAAAAGTACGTTACAACAAATTATTACTCATTTACAAAACACCTATTGTACAACTATTGGAATAGAATATATGTATATTCCAAACGAAGAAAAAGTACAATGGATTGCAAAATATGTTGAATCAACGGTATCAAATTTAAACAACGATCAACAAAAGCAAATTTTAGAAAAATTAGTACAAGCTGCTGCTTTTGAAAACTTTTTTCATACTAAATACGTAGGTCAAAAACGTTTTTCATTAGAAGGATTAGAAGCTACGATACCAGCGTTAGACATGTTAATTGAAGCTGCTGCTAACTCAGGTGTTGAAGATGTGGTTATTGGAATGGCTCACCGCGGACGTTTGAATATTTTGGCTAACATTATGCAAAAGCCAGCAAGTAAAATTTTCACTGAATTTGACGGGAAGGATTACGCAGATGTTGACGAAACTTTTGATGGCGATGTAAAATACCATTTAGGTTATACATCAGAACGCCAAACACCATCAGGAAAAAATATAACTTTAAATTTAGCTCCAAACCCTTCGCATTTAGAAACTGTAGGTGCTGTTATTGAAGGTGTTGTGCGTGCAAAACAAGATAAATTATACCCTAATAATTTTTCTAAAGTATTGCCTATTGCTTTGCATGGCGATGCAGCTGTAGCAGGACAAGGGATTGTTTACGAAATTGTTCAAATGAGCAAGTTACGTGCTTACCAAACGGCAGGTACGATACATATGGTATTAAACAACCAAGTAGGTTTTACAACTAACTATAAAGACGCTCGTTCTGGTGTTTATTCTACCGATATTGCTAAAGTTGTAGCAGCACCAGTTGTTCATGTAAATGCTGATGATGCCGAAGCTGCAGTTAAAGCAATGTTATTTGCCTTAGCTTATAGAATGCAGTTTAACGAAGATGTTTTTGTCGATTTAATAGGTTACCGTAAATACGGACATAACGAAGGTGATGAACCGCGTTTTACTCAACCTATTTTATATAAATTAATTTCAAAACACCAAAACGCACGTACCATTTACAACGCACGTTTAATTGAAAATAACGTAATTAATGATGCGTATGTTGGTGTATTAGAAGATAAATATAAAGCACTTTTAGAAGAAAACTTAGCGCAAGCTAAAGATACTGAAAAGGCAATTGTAATTCCATTTATGCAAAATGAATGGAAAGAGTATAAAATTGCAAATGTGCAACAAATGCTACAAACGTACGAAACAAAAGTTTCACGTGAATTGTTAGATGAAATTGCTCCTAGTTTAACTGCTTTACCTAGCGATAAAAAATTTATCAGCAAAGTATCTAAACTAATCAAAGATCGTTATAATATGTACTACGAAACCAATCGATTAGATTGGGCAATGGGCGAATTATTAGCTTACGGTACATTGTTAACTGAAGGATTTGATGTGCGTTTTACCGGACAAGATGTACAACGTGGTACCTTTTCGCACCGCCATGCAGTTGTTAAAACAGAAGATACCGAATATGAATATGTGCCGTTAAACAATTTAAAAGAACAAAACGGACAAATGCGTATTTACAATTCACATTTATCTGAATACGCTGTTTTAGGATATGAATACGGATATGCAATGGCAAATCCAAAAGCATTAACAATTTGGGAAGCACAATTTGGAGATTTTTCAAACGGTGCACAAATCATGATTGATCAATACATATCGGCTGGTGAAGATAAATGGGGCAACCAAAACGGTATTGTAATGTTGTTGCCACATGGTTATGAACACCAAGGTGCAGAACACTCATCTGCACGTTTAGAGCGTTATTTACAACTTTGTGCAAATCACAATATTTACGTAGCAAATTGTACAACACCTGCAAACCATTTTCATATGTTGCGCAGACAAATGGTAACTAATTTTAGAAAGCCATTGGTTGTAATGTCGCCTAAATCTTTATTGCGCCATCCTGAAGCTACTTCTACAATTGAAGAATTAACATCAGGAGCGTTCCAAGCAGTTATTGATGATCCTAAAGTTCAAGACAAAAACGCTGTTAAAACCTTAGTTTTTGTTTCGGGTAAATTTTATTACGATTTACAAGTCGAAAAGGAAAATTTAGGTAGAAACGATATCGCTTTTGTTCGTTTAGAACAATTATTCCCGTTAGATACTAACAAATTACAAGAAATAATAAGCACGTATCCTAATGTAGATGACTATGTTTGGGCACAAGAAGAACCGCAAAATATGGGAGCATATGGTTATATGTTAATGAACTTTAATTTAGTTCGTTTCCGTGTAGCATCACCAGCACCAGCTGCAGCACCAGCTGCAGGTTCATCGGTTCGTTCTAAAGCGCGATATGCAAAAGCAATAGCTAAAGTTTTCAATAAAAATTTATAA